From Deltaproteobacteria bacterium, a single genomic window includes:
- the atpE gene encoding ATP synthase F0 subunit C: MLRKVWKGLFTLFTSASALLVASPVVFAAEALPTGESYVKVLFAVGAMVGAGLAIGLGAIGAGAGIGSAANGACQAVGRNPGVQGKIMTVMLVGMAMAESVAIYALVVSLVLLYANPYKVLFVG; encoded by the coding sequence ATGTTAAGGAAAGTTTGGAAAGGGTTGTTCACTCTATTCACGTCAGCATCAGCGTTGTTGGTTGCGTCGCCGGTGGTTTTCGCAGCTGAGGCTCTCCCCACGGGTGAGTCGTATGTGAAGGTTCTGTTCGCGGTTGGCGCCATGGTGGGCGCGGGCCTGGCAATTGGTCTGGGCGCCATCGGCGCCGGCGCCGGTATCGGTAGCGCGGCGAATGGGGCCTGTCAGGCGGTGGGACGAAACCCGGGCGTACAGGGCAAAATTATGACCGTCATGCTGGTCGGTATGGCCATGGCCGAATCCGTTGCAATTTACGCTTTGGTTGTCTCCCTCGTTTTGCTGTATGCAAACCCCTATAAGGTTCTGTTCGTTGGATAA